In the Rubrivivax gelatinosus IL144 genome, TCGAAGACCTCCTGGGCGAAGGCGAACGGGGAGAAGACGGCCGCGCAGGCGAGCGCCAGACGGCGGGGCACGAGAGGACGTTTCATCGGGACGCGTGAGGCTGTGGGGATGAGCGGAACTCATCGCAATATACGGACCAACATAACGACACTCGCAGCCGCTGGCGGGGCGCTGTCTCTTTGATGACAAAGTGTTCGTACTCGCCGATACGTAGCGGCGTATATAGAACAATACGACGCAGGCCGAGGGCCGGACGATCGATCGCGGGCGCGGGCCCCGCGGCTATGCTTGGCGCGACAGCGAGGCTTCAGGGAGCACGACAGATGGCGCAAAGGCGCGGCCGCACGCCCCGGCTGGGTGTCGGCGGGACGCTGTGGGTCACGGCCGACGGCGAGAACCTGGGCAGCCACGCGCGCATGGCGCTGCTGCAGGCGGTCGTCGAGCAGGGCTCGATCACGCAGGCGGCCAAGGCCTTCGGCATGAGCTACAAGGCCGCCTGGGACGCCGTCGACGCGATGAACCGGCTGGCCGGCGAGGCGCTGGTCGAGCGCCGCCCCGGCGGCCGCGGCGGCGGCTCGACCCAGCTCACCGAACACGGCCGGCGCGTGCTGGAGCGTTATGCCCAGGTCGAGCAAGCGCACCAGCGTTTCGTCGAGCTGCTGGCGCGCGAGGCCTTCGACCTGACGCAGGAGTTCTCACTGCTGAAGGTGCTGAACGTGCGCACGACGGCGCGCAACCAGTTCCTCGGCACCGTCAGCGCGCTGCGCTCGGGCGCCGTGCACGACGAGGTGGAGCTGACGCTGCCCGGCGGCATGCGCCTGGCGGCGATCGTCACGCGCGAGAGCACCGAGGCGCTGGGCCTGCGGGTCCGCGCCCCGGCGATCGCGATGGTGCAGGCCGGCCACGTGATCCTGGCCACCGGCGTGCCGACGCTGCGTGTGTCGGCGCGCAACCAGATTCCGGGCACGGTGCTGCAGCTGCAGCCCGGGGCGGTGAACACCGAGGTGCTGCTGGAGGTCGACGGCGGCGGCCGCCTGGTCGCGATGGTGACGCCGGCCGCGGTGCAGGACCTGGGCCTGGCGCCCGGCGTGCGCGCGACCGCGCTGGTCAAGGCCTCCGACGTGGTGCTGGCGGTGACGATCTGAGCGCCGCCGCCGCGTCTTCGGCGCTCAGCTGAGCGAGCGCTGGCCGCGCCAGGCCGCCACCGGCCGCGGCAGCGCGCCGAGCACACGCTCGGCGTCGAGCGAGCGGATCGGCACCGAGGCGTCGCGCGGGATCCGGCCCTGGGCGATCAGGTTCTCGTAGCGCAGCGCGCAGACGCGCAGGAAGGACGCGAAGTTGCCGACCGCGCCGCGTTCGGCCACCAGTTCGTCGTACAGCGTCTCGATCAGCTGGGCGACGCTCAGGCCGTCGCGCGCGGCGATCTCCTCGAGCACCGCCCAGTGCAGGTTCTCCAGCCGCACGCTGGTGACGACGCCGTGCAGCCGCACCGAGCGCGTGCGGCTCTCGTAGCTGGCGGGGTCGGCGCTGACGAAGATCCGGCACATGGGCGTCTCCCGGGGTGGCGCGACGATGCTACAGGCTGATGCGCGTGCCCAGCACGGCCAGGAACTGCGCGATCCAGGCCGGGTGCGCCGGCCAGGCCGGGGCGGTGACGAGCTTGCCGTCGGTGACCGCGCCGTCGATCGCGATGCCCATGTACTCGGCGCCGGCCAGCTCCACCTCGACCTGGCAGGCCGGGTAGGCGCTGATGCGCCGGCCCTTGATCAGCCCGGTGGCGGCGAGCAGCTGCGCGCCGTGGCAGATCGCGGCCACCGGCTTGTCGGCCGCCAGGAAGTGGCGCGTGATCTCGACGACGCGCGTGTTCATGCGCAGGTACTCGGGCGCGCGGCCGCCGGGGATCACCAGCGCGTCGTAAGCCGCCGGGTCGATGTCGGCGAAGCTGGCGTTGAGCGCGAAGCGGTGGCCGGGCTTCTCGCTGTAGGTCTGCTGGCCCTCGAAGTCGTGGATCGCGGTCATCACCCAGTCGCCGCTCTTCTTGTCGGGTGCCACCGCGTGCACCGTGTGGCCCACGGCCTGCAGCGCCTGGAACGGCACCATGACCTCGTAGTCCTCGCCGAAGTCGCCGCACAGCATCAGGATCTTGCTCATCGCCTGTGTCTCCTGGGTTCGTTGGGATGGGCGCCATCTTCGGCAGGCGCCCGGCGCACGAGGTAGTAGCGGCTTACCGCGGCGGCCGTGGTTTTCCCGGAGGGCGAGCAAGCTAACTCGTTTTCCTTCGTTCGACGCGGCGGGACTGCTGGAGAAACTCATGAGCCGTTTCCGTCTCGTGTCGTTCCCATGCCCGTCCAGGACCTTTCCGCCGCGCCGCCGCTGATCCGGCTCGACGGCCTCAGCAAACGCTTCCGCCTGCCCGGCGGCGAGGTCTTCGACGCCGTGCACGAGGTCTCGCTGCAGGTGCGCCGCGGCGACGTCTTCGGCATCGTCGGCGCCAGCGGCGCCGGCAAGTCGACGCTGCTGCGCCTGATCAACCTGCTGGAGACGCCCGACCGCGGCCGCGTCGAGGTCGACGGGCGCGTGCTGACCGAACTCGGCAAGCGCGAGCTGCGCCTGGCGCGCCAGTCGATCGGCATGATCTTCCAGCAGTTCAACCTGCTGCAGAACGCGACCGTCTTCGACAACATCGCCTTCCCGCTGCGCCTGCACGGCCGGCGCTCGCGTGCCGAAGTCGCCGAACGCGTCGCCGAGTGCCTGGCCATCGTCGGCCTCACCGACAAGCGCGACAGCCATCCGGCGCAGCTGTCCGGCGGCCAGAAGCAGCGGGTGGCGATCGCGCGTGCGCTGGCGCCGCATCCGTCGGTGCTGCTGTGCGACGAGCCGACCTCGGCGCTGGACGCCGACACCACGCGCCAGGTGCTGCGCACGCTGGCCGACATCAACGCCCGGCTGGGCGTGACGATCGTCATCGTCACCCACGAGCTGGAGGTCGTGCGCTCGCTGTGCCGCCACGTCGCGGTCGTCGAACGCGGCGCGGTGGCCGAGCAGTTCGCGCTGTCGGAGCACGGCGTGCGCCGCCGCACCTCGCTGGGCCGGGCGCTGCAGCGCCTCGTGGACCACCCGCCCGAACTCGACGCCGAAGGCGACGAGGCCGTGGCCGAAGAACCGGAGCCCGCCCATGCCTGAGAACATCGTCTCGCTGCTGCCCGAACTCTGGACGGCGGTCGGCCAGACCGCGCTGATGCTGGCCATCGGCCTGGGCTCGGCGCTGATCGTCGGCGGGCCGCTGGGCGTGTGGCTGTTCCTGCTCGGCCCGGGCCAGCCGCTGGCTTCGGCGCCGGTCTACGGCGTCGTCAGCTGGATCGTGAACCTGGTGCGTTCCTTCCCCTTCATCATCCTGCTGGTGGCGCTGGTGCCGGTCACACGCGTCATCGCCGGCACCTCGATCGGGCCGCTGGCGGCGGCGGTGCCGCTGTCGTTTGCGGCGATCCCGTACTTCGCGCGCCTCGTCGAGCAGACGCTGCGCGAGGTGCCGCGCGGCGTCGTCGAGGCGGCGCACGCGATGGGCGCCTCGGAACTGCAGATCGTCTGGCGCGTGCTCGTCGTCGAGGCGCGCTCGGGGCTGGTGCTGGCGCTGACGGTGCTGGCGATCAGCTTCCTGTCGTACTCGGCGGTGGCCGGCGTCGTCGGCGGCGGCGGCATCGGCGACCTCGCGATCCGCTACGGCTACTACCGCTTCCAGACCGACGTGATGGTGTTCACCGTCGCGATCCTGGTCGTGCTCGTGCAGCTCATCCAGTTCGCCGGCAGCGCGATCGCGCGCCGGCTGGACAAGCGCTGAGCTTTCCCTTCTTCCGCCAACAAGGAACCCGTCCCATGTCGTTCTCGCGCCGCTCGCTGCTGTCCGCCGCCGTCGCTCTCGCCGCCGTGCTCGGCGCCGCGACGATCGCCTCCCAGGCCCATGCGCAGCAGAAGAAGGAGCTGGTGATCGGCGCCACCGCCGGTTCCAACCTCGACGTGCTCAAGCTCGGCATCAAGCCGCAGCTCGAACAGAAGGGCTACAAGGTGAAGCTCGTCGAGTTCAACGACTACGTGCAGCCGAACAAGGCGCTGGCCGACGGCGCGCTCGACGCCAACTTCTTCCAGCACATCATCTACCTGAAGAAGTTCGCCGCCGACCAGAAGCTCGACATCGTCGACATCGTGCAGGGCCCGATCGCGCCGCTGGGCCTGTACTCGCGCAAGTTCAAGACCGTGGCCGACGCGCGCGAAGGCGCGCGCATCGCGCTGCCCAACGACCCGACCAACCTCGCGCGTTCGCTGGTCTTCCTGGAGCAGCACAAGCTGCTGACGGTCAAGCCCGGCGTCGACCCGCTGCGCGTGACCGAGAAGGACATCGTCGCCAACCCGAAGAAGATCCAGCTCGTGCCGCTGGAAGCCGCGCAGCTGCCGCGCGCGCTGGACGACACCGACTTCGCCATCGTCAACGGCAACTTCGCGATCGCCTCGGGCCTCAAGCTCACCGAAGCGGTGGCGCTGGAGAAGACGCCCGACTACTACCTGCTCGTCGCCGCCGTGAAGCGGGCCGACGCCGGCACGCCCTGGGCGCACGACATCGCCGAGGCCTTCAAGACGCCGTTCTTCAAGCAGGTGCTGGACAAGAACTTCGCCGGCTACGCCCGTCCGTCCTTCCTGCAGTAAACCGGGAGCGCACGATGCAGGCCTGGCTCTTCGACGAAGACGGCGGCGTGCGCGAGCACGCACGCGGCACGGCCGCCGGCGTGGCGCTGCTGGCGCGCCTGGGCGTGGACGCCGGGCGCGTGGAGATCGAGCCCGACGCCGACTCGGGCCACCACGCGGCGCTGGACGCGCTGCGCCGGCACTACGGCATCGTGCACGAGGACCGCGTCACGGTGCGCCCGGGCGACCCGGCCTGGCCGCCGCTGCGCGCGCGTTTCCTCGAGGAGCACACGCACGCCGACCTGGAGCTGCGCGTGTTCGTCAACGGCCGTGGCCTGTTCCACGTGCGCCTGCCGGCGGGCGGCCTGGCCGTGCTGTGCAGCGCCGGCGACTGGATCGCCGTGCCGGCGGGTCTGGCCCACCGCTTCGACGGCGGCCGCCTGGCCGACTTCGAGGCGCTGCGTTTCTTCTCGCGTGCCCAGGGCTGGGAGGCAATGCCCACCGGCGCCGGCGCGCCGACGCTGCCGCTGCTCGACGAGCTGCTGGCCGGGCGCGTGACCGCGCCGCCGGCCGTCGCGAGGCTTGCATGAGCCCTCAGGACTTGTCCGGGGCTCATTCCCGCTCGGCGGGACCGGCCGCCAGGCCGGAGGGTGCCCAATGAGCGCCGTGCTGGCCCAGCTCGGCACCGAACGCCGCTTCTGGGCGCCGGCGCTGGAGACCCAGTCACGTGCCGACTGGGATGCGCTGAAGCTCGAACGCCTGCGCCGCCACCTGCGCCACGCCGCCGAGGGCTCGCCGTACTACCGCGCCGCCTTCGCCGCCGCCGGCGTCGGCCCCGAGGACCTGCGCACGCTGGACGACCTGCGGCGTTTCCCGACGCTGGACAAACGCACGCTGCGCGACCGCCAGCTGGCGGTGCCGCCGCTCGGCGACATCGTCGCCGTGCCCGAGCGCGACGTGGTCTAC is a window encoding:
- a CDS encoding TOBE domain-containing protein, which produces MAQRRGRTPRLGVGGTLWVTADGENLGSHARMALLQAVVEQGSITQAAKAFGMSYKAAWDAVDAMNRLAGEALVERRPGGRGGGSTQLTEHGRRVLERYAQVEQAHQRFVELLAREAFDLTQEFSLLKVLNVRTTARNQFLGTVSALRSGAVHDEVELTLPGGMRLAAIVTRESTEALGLRVRAPAIAMVQAGHVILATGVPTLRVSARNQIPGTVLQLQPGAVNTEVLLEVDGGGRLVAMVTPAAVQDLGLAPGVRATALVKASDVVLAVTI
- a CDS encoding methionine ABC transporter permease, with product MPENIVSLLPELWTAVGQTALMLAIGLGSALIVGGPLGVWLFLLGPGQPLASAPVYGVVSWIVNLVRSFPFIILLVALVPVTRVIAGTSIGPLAAAVPLSFAAIPYFARLVEQTLREVPRGVVEAAHAMGASELQIVWRVLVVEARSGLVLALTVLAISFLSYSAVAGVVGGGGIGDLAIRYGYYRFQTDVMVFTVAILVVLVQLIQFAGSAIARRLDKR
- a CDS encoding 1,2-dihydroxy-3-keto-5-methylthiopentene dioxygenase; this encodes MQAWLFDEDGGVREHARGTAAGVALLARLGVDAGRVEIEPDADSGHHAALDALRRHYGIVHEDRVTVRPGDPAWPPLRARFLEEHTHADLELRVFVNGRGLFHVRLPAGGLAVLCSAGDWIAVPAGLAHRFDGGRLADFEALRFFSRAQGWEAMPTGAGAPTLPLLDELLAGRVTAPPAVARLA
- a CDS encoding methionine ABC transporter ATP-binding protein is translated as MPVQDLSAAPPLIRLDGLSKRFRLPGGEVFDAVHEVSLQVRRGDVFGIVGASGAGKSTLLRLINLLETPDRGRVEVDGRVLTELGKRELRLARQSIGMIFQQFNLLQNATVFDNIAFPLRLHGRRSRAEVAERVAECLAIVGLTDKRDSHPAQLSGGQKQRVAIARALAPHPSVLLCDEPTSALDADTTRQVLRTLADINARLGVTIVIVTHELEVVRSLCRHVAVVERGAVAEQFALSEHGVRRRTSLGRALQRLVDHPPELDAEGDEAVAEEPEPAHA
- a CDS encoding DJ-1/PfpI family protein gives rise to the protein MSKILMLCGDFGEDYEVMVPFQALQAVGHTVHAVAPDKKSGDWVMTAIHDFEGQQTYSEKPGHRFALNASFADIDPAAYDALVIPGGRAPEYLRMNTRVVEITRHFLAADKPVAAICHGAQLLAATGLIKGRRISAYPACQVEVELAGAEYMGIAIDGAVTDGKLVTAPAWPAHPAWIAQFLAVLGTRISL
- a CDS encoding MetQ/NlpA family ABC transporter substrate-binding protein; the encoded protein is MSFSRRSLLSAAVALAAVLGAATIASQAHAQQKKELVIGATAGSNLDVLKLGIKPQLEQKGYKVKLVEFNDYVQPNKALADGALDANFFQHIIYLKKFAADQKLDIVDIVQGPIAPLGLYSRKFKTVADAREGARIALPNDPTNLARSLVFLEQHKLLTVKPGVDPLRVTEKDIVANPKKIQLVPLEAAQLPRALDDTDFAIVNGNFAIASGLKLTEAVALEKTPDYYLLVAAVKRADAGTPWAHDIAEAFKTPFFKQVLDKNFAGYARPSFLQ
- a CDS encoding ribbon-helix-helix domain-containing protein, which encodes MCRIFVSADPASYESRTRSVRLHGVVTSVRLENLHWAVLEEIAARDGLSVAQLIETLYDELVAERGAVGNFASFLRVCALRYENLIAQGRIPRDASVPIRSLDAERVLGALPRPVAAWRGQRSLS